ATGATTGGACTTTCAGCAAGTCGCTTTTCCAAATCGTCGTATTGTCGATCGCCTTCAGCCAGGCTCAATCGCCAGCGGTAATTATGGATCACAATGCTGACGTAATCTGGGTTATCGAAGGACGCTGCGGTGCGATCAAATGTGGCATCATCAAAGTCCCATTTCGGGGAATTGAACTTCCAAATGAGCTTCGCAAGATCGCGCCGGTTTGCGTTGAGGCCCGCTCTACCGCGTTCTGTGGCAAAATAATACTGATACCACCATCCCCATTCAGCCTTTGGTGGCAACGGCAGCTTGTTGCGTTCAAGGTTGTTAATCAGATATCCATTCACCGAGACCATCGCCTTGCAGCGCTCCGGCCAAAGTGCCGCGATGATGTTGGCTGTCCGCGCTCCCCAATCATAACTAGCGAGGATCGCCTTCTCGATCTTGAGAGCATCCATCAAAGCGATGATATCGAGAGCGACCACCGACTGCTGGGCATTCCGGAACGTTCCACTCGAAAGAAAGCGCGTCGTGCCATGGCCGCGCAGATGCGGCACGATCGCCCTGTAGCCCGCCGCCGCCAACAAAGGGGCGACATCGACAAAGCTGTGAATATCGTAGGGCCAGCCGTGCAGAAGAATGACCGCAGTACCATCGCTGGGGCCGGCTTCAGCGTATCCAACATTCAGGACGCCAGCATCGATCTGCTTCAGTGCGCCGAATGAGGTGTTCGTCCCCGGCTTAATTGCGTTTATCTTTCTGGATTGTGCGCCCGCAGAACCGATAATGACGAGATCGGCAGCGGCAATGGTCATAGCCGCAGCGCCCAAAAATTGGCGGCGATCGTATTTGAGTTGTTTGAACATATATCGCCCTCTGATTACATTGTCAAATCGATGTTGTTTTATTTCTTAATAAGCTGATTATGTACAAGCCGCTATCAATATTTTTTCTGCAACCCTCAGCAGAGATTTTAACGGAATACGACTAACATGCACGAGGCGCATTGACCCGTTAGTTGTTGTAACCCCAATTGTTTGATCGCCCTTGTAACCCGATAAAGCTAAGGGCCCCCAAATACCTTCCAGTTTTAAAGTTCCAAAATCAGTTTCATAAGATAAGCGACCAAGATTTGTTAACATTATTTCCCTGGCAACGCCTTTTTGTAACAGATTGGAAATTTCCATTACATCCTTTGCGTTAAAGACCTGCTGGCTTGCTTCAATATTAGTTTTAATGCTTTCCAGAGATGATATGCCTTCTAATTCTCTTTTGCTAAATCGGGCCATATCCCAAAAAGCTGATTCAGTTTTTTCAGGATAAATAATTGTTTTTGAAACAATATATTGAGCAATATTATCATTAGCACCCAGTGCTTTTCTGGTAGAAGCCGGTGATACTAATCGGATTGGTATATTCTTCCAATTCCTTTCTATTTCTCTTGCCGCCATTACAAAAGCCGCACATAGCGCTCCATGAACAGTAGTACCTTCCGCTTTGCAACGATTAGAAAGCCGCAAAGTAAACTCAGAAGATAACTGCGATCGCTCAACAAAAGGCATCGCCTCCTCTCTTCGGATAAAAACAGGCTGATCTCCTAAGGTATCTGATAAAGAGCTTGCACCATTTACCCTCTCATAAGAATGATTGCTAATACCAAGCAAATTATCCGATGAATCAGGTGTTTCCAATGGCAAAAGTTGCTGCCCGCTAAGTGATTTTAATAAATCATTGATGATGATTAAACCTGACATTCCATCACCTATAGAATGGTGGGATGCAAAAATAAATATACTCTTTTGCCCTTGCTGGACTAAAACTGCACGCACTAATGGTGCTTGTGTTGAATCAAATGGCATTGATAGTTCTTTTTGCAGTTCTTTCTCCCAACGATAATTTACGTTTTCCTCTACTATACGCAAAGGGATCTCTGTTCCATGTTCATGTTGAAAGGATAGATGGCCAAACCCATTGTTTTTAATATAAACTGATAAAAATGGATGCCGATGTTGTAATGCATTGAGAGCCTCTCTCCATTCACTAATTGTTTTTGTCCCAAGAATTTCTGCTGCGATAACGAAATGTACCTGGCTCACTTGGTCGAGCAACCAAAATATTTTCTCCATTGCCCCAAGAGGTCTGTTAATATTCT
This region of Nostoc sp. UHCC 0302 genomic DNA includes:
- a CDS encoding alpha/beta hydrolase; translation: MFKQLKYDRRQFLGAAAMTIAAADLVIIGSAGAQSRKINAIKPGTNTSFGALKQIDAGVLNVGYAEAGPSDGTAVILLHGWPYDIHSFVDVAPLLAAAGYRAIVPHLRGHGTTRFLSSGTFRNAQQSVVALDIIALMDALKIEKAILASYDWGARTANIIAALWPERCKAMVSVNGYLINNLERNKLPLPPKAEWGWWYQYYFATERGRAGLNANRRDLAKLIWKFNSPKWDFDDATFDRTAASFDNPDYVSIVIHNYRWRLSLAEGDRQYDDLEKRLAESPIIAVPTITLDGDSDGVAPASDGTSYAKKFSGKRLHRIIKGIGHNLPQEAPQSFVKAVVEVDGY
- a CDS encoding condensation domain-containing protein; this translates as MKNINRPLGAMEKIFWLLDQVSQVHFVIAAEILGTKTISEWREALNALQHRHPFLSVYIKNNGFGHLSFQHEHGTEIPLRIVEENVNYRWEKELQKELSMPFDSTQAPLVRAVLVQQGQKSIFIFASHHSIGDGMSGLIIINDLLKSLSGQQLLPLETPDSSDNLLGISNHSYERVNGASSLSDTLGDQPVFIRREEAMPFVERSQLSSEFTLRLSNRCKAEGTTVHGALCAAFVMAAREIERNWKNIPIRLVSPASTRKALGANDNIAQYIVSKTIIYPEKTESAFWDMARFSKRELEGISSLESIKTNIEASQQVFNAKDVMEISNLLQKGVAREIMLTNLGRLSYETDFGTLKLEGIWGPLALSGYKGDQTIGVTTTNGSMRLVHVSRIPLKSLLRVAEKILIAACT